One window from the genome of Nomascus leucogenys isolate Asia chromosome 12, Asia_NLE_v1, whole genome shotgun sequence encodes:
- the DMRTA2 gene encoding doublesex- and mab-3-related transcription factor A2, which yields MELRSELPSVPGAATAAAATATGPPVASVASVAAAAAAAASLPVSVAGGLLRGPPLLLRAAEKYPRTPKCARCRNHGVVSALKGHKRYCRWKDCLCAKCTLIAERQRVMAAQVALRRQQAQEENEARELQLLYGTAEGLALAAANGIIPPRPAYEVFGSVCAADGGGPGAGAPAGTGGGAAGAGGSEAKLQKFDLFPKTLLQAGRPGSPPPPPVKPLSPDGADSGPGTSSPEVRPGSGSENGDGESFSGSPLARASKEAGGSCPGSAGPGGGGGGDEDSPGSASPLGSESGSEADKEEGEAAPAPGLGGGSGPRQRTPLDILTRVFPGHRRGVLELVLQGCGGDVVQAIEQVLNHHRGGLAAGLGPAAPPDKAAVGAAAAADDAWPSRVDAAAATAGPGLPAPLQAGPAAPPHHRPLLAGAMAPGALGSLSSRSAFSPLQPNAGHFGADAGAYPLGAPLGLSPLRLAYSAAAAHSRGLAFMAPYSTAGLVPTLGFRPPMDYAFSDLMRDRSAAAAAAVHKEPTYGGGLYGPMVNGAPEKQ from the exons ATGGAGCTGCGCTCGGAGCTGCCCAGCGTGCCCGGCGCGGCGACGGCGGCGGCGGCAACAGCGACGGGGCCGCCTGTGGCGTCGGTGGCGTCGGTGGCGGCAGCCGCGGCGGCCGCCGCATCGCTACCGGTGAGCGTGGCAGGCGGCCTGCTGCGGGGGCCGCCACTGTTGCTGCGGGCAGCTGAGAAGTACCCGCGGACCCCCAAGTGCGCGCGCTGTCGCAACCATGGCGTGGTGTCGGCACTCAAGGGCCACAAACGCTACTGTCGCTGGAAGGATTGCCTGTGCGCCAAGTGCACGCTCATCGCCGAGCGCCAGCGTGTCATGGCGGCGCAGGTGGCGCTGCGCAGGCAGCAAGCGCAGGAGGAGAATGAGGCGCGCGAGCTGCAGCTGCTCTACGGCACTGCCGAGGGGCTGGCGCTGGCCGCCGCCAACGGCATCATCCCCCCGAGGCCCGCCTACGAGGTCTTCGGTTCAGTGTGCGCCGCCGACGGCGGGGGACCTGGAGCGGGAGCGCCCGCGGGGACCGGAGGCGGAGCAGCTGGCGCAGGGGGCTCAG AGGCCAAGTTGCAGAAGTTTGACCTGTTTCCTAAGACGCTGCTTCAGGCAGGCCGCCCGGGcagcccgccgccgccgccggtgAAGCCCTTATCACCTGACGGCGCAGACTCGGGGCCCGGGACGTCGTCCCCGGAGGTGCGGCCCGGCTCAGGCTCGGAGAACGGTGATGGCGAGTCCTTTTCGGGTTCGCCCCTAGCTCGGGCCTCCAAAGAGGCAGGTGGCAGCTGCCCAGGCAGCGCTGGCCctggcggcggcggtggcggcgacGAGGACAGCCCGGGCTCCGCTAGTCCTCTGGGCTCTGAATCCGGTTCAGAGGCTGACAAAGAAGAGGGTGAGGCCGCGCCGGCGCCAGGGCTGGGCGGAGGCTCGGGTCCACGGCAGCGGACGCCGCTGGACATCTTGACACGCGTGTTCCCAGGCCATCGGCGAGGCGTCCTGGAGCTGGTGTTGCAGGGCTGCGGCGGCGACGTGGTGCAGGCCATCGAGCAGGTGCTGAACCACCACCGTGGAGGCCTGGCGGCCGGCCTGGGCCCTGCGGCGCCCCCGGATAAGGCCGCCGTGGGTGCTGCAGCAGCTGCAGACGACGCGTGGCCCAGCCGCGTCGACGCCGCCGCCGCTACCGCGGGGCCTGGGCTGCCTGCGCCGCTGCAGGCCGGGCCCGCCGCACCCCCGCACCACAGACCCTTGCTGGCCGGCGCCATGGCGCCTGGGGCGCTGGGCTCGCTTAGCAGCCGCTCGGCCTTCTCGCCGCTGCAGCCCAACGCCGGTCACTTCGGTGCGGACGCGGGCGCCTACCCGCTGGGCGCGCCGCTCGGCCTCAGCcccctgcgcctggcctactcCGCGGCGGCGGCGCACAGCCGCGGTCTGGCCTTCATGGCGCCCTACTCCACCGCCGGCCTGGTGCCCACGCTCGGCTTCCGCCCGCCCATGGACTACGCCTTCAGCGATCTCATGCGTGACCGCTCGGCCGCCGCTGCTGCGGCGGTGCACAAGGAGCCGACCTACGGCGGCGGCCTGTACGGGCCTATGGTCAACGGCGCTCCGGAGAAGCAGTAG